From the genome of Roseiconus lacunae, one region includes:
- a CDS encoding efflux RND transporter periplasmic adaptor subunit, with translation MREFLDQHRNKFWVAQSILLVILGFAVAWWIKPTGSGSASDSTEAASTASNEATIWTCSMHPQIRRNGPGDCPICGMDLVPVKESSGGVRTISISNDVKKLMNVEVTPVVSKYVPAKVRMVGKVAYDETRMAHITAWVPGRLERMFVDFTGIEVKQGDHMVDIYSEPLYTAQQELLSALDRNQPRTSSRFVEPLNLLESAREKLRRLGLTAEQIREIEQRGTASETVTIKSPVGGVVVQKLRQEGDRVQTGDRIYSVADLNHLWIMLDAYESDLAWLRYGQDVEFTTEAYPGETFHGRVAFIDPVLNESTRTVKVRVNVDNSDGRLKPEMFVRAIVRSQVAAGGRVLDPALAGKWISPMHPEIVKDEPGNCDICGMPLVRAESMGYVTAEPIESAKPLVVPASAVLLTGTRAIVYVQVPGAEKPTYEGREIIVGPRAGDHYLVKSGLSEGDLVVTNGNFKLDSALQIAAKPSMMTPQGGGGGGHQHGEMKASANPEMPGMTNHAAHVPPETKEHLRSVVQSYTSIQSAIAESDLSTIRTAYTGLGNQLTSVPSEHLHGDAGAMWNEIAMLLRNDAVEGSDVKTLEEADQVYRLTRQHIDQLSMQFGLQSPNAAPEVPVPSGLEVPTAVAAQIQSLLPLYVRVSEALAADQADAAKAAIEQLQRQIGSWEEISNDAEAAKLWREESKDLSEITAKLMNSPDLKAMRSAFALLSESMISIERTFGISVQQDLYLLHCPMAFEGRGASWLQTDDAVRNPYYGASMLKCADKLEKL, from the coding sequence ATGCGCGAATTTCTAGATCAACACCGGAACAAGTTTTGGGTTGCCCAGTCGATTCTTCTGGTCATCCTCGGCTTTGCTGTTGCCTGGTGGATCAAACCAACGGGCTCCGGTTCGGCTTCTGATTCGACGGAGGCTGCCTCGACCGCTTCGAATGAAGCGACGATTTGGACGTGTTCGATGCATCCCCAGATCCGGCGCAATGGTCCTGGCGACTGCCCAATCTGCGGGATGGACTTGGTGCCCGTGAAGGAGTCATCTGGAGGCGTCCGCACGATCTCAATCAGTAATGATGTCAAGAAGCTGATGAACGTCGAGGTCACTCCGGTCGTTAGCAAATACGTGCCTGCAAAAGTACGAATGGTCGGAAAAGTTGCTTACGACGAAACCCGTATGGCCCACATTACGGCGTGGGTGCCTGGTCGGTTGGAGCGAATGTTCGTTGACTTCACGGGGATCGAAGTCAAACAGGGCGACCACATGGTGGACATCTACAGCGAGCCACTCTACACGGCCCAGCAGGAATTATTGTCGGCTCTCGATCGGAACCAACCCCGAACGTCATCACGATTTGTTGAACCGCTTAATTTGCTGGAATCGGCTCGTGAGAAACTTCGCCGACTTGGGCTTACTGCGGAGCAAATCCGAGAGATTGAACAACGGGGGACCGCTTCCGAAACGGTCACGATCAAGTCGCCTGTTGGTGGCGTCGTTGTGCAGAAGCTGCGTCAGGAAGGTGATCGGGTGCAAACCGGTGATCGCATCTATTCGGTGGCCGACCTGAATCATCTGTGGATCATGCTGGACGCGTACGAATCCGACTTGGCGTGGTTGAGATACGGCCAAGACGTCGAGTTCACGACGGAAGCTTATCCTGGCGAAACATTCCATGGCCGCGTAGCCTTCATCGACCCGGTTCTCAATGAATCAACTCGGACGGTGAAAGTTCGCGTCAACGTTGACAATTCAGACGGCCGACTGAAGCCGGAAATGTTCGTGCGCGCCATCGTTCGATCCCAGGTGGCCGCGGGAGGTCGCGTTCTCGATCCGGCCTTGGCAGGAAAATGGATCAGTCCGATGCACCCGGAAATCGTCAAAGACGAACCGGGCAATTGCGATATCTGTGGCATGCCGTTGGTGCGCGCCGAGTCGATGGGTTACGTGACGGCAGAACCAATCGAGTCGGCCAAACCATTAGTGGTGCCGGCGTCTGCAGTGCTGCTCACCGGGACACGTGCGATTGTCTATGTGCAAGTTCCTGGTGCCGAGAAGCCCACTTACGAAGGTCGTGAGATCATCGTCGGTCCGAGAGCTGGGGATCACTACCTCGTGAAATCAGGACTGTCCGAAGGCGATCTCGTGGTGACCAACGGAAACTTCAAGTTAGATAGCGCTCTGCAAATCGCCGCGAAGCCGTCGATGATGACTCCGCAGGGTGGCGGCGGGGGCGGGCACCAGCATGGAGAGATGAAAGCGTCTGCCAATCCAGAGATGCCGGGCATGACGAATCACGCGGCCCACGTACCACCAGAGACAAAAGAGCATTTGCGATCGGTGGTGCAGTCCTACACATCAATTCAATCAGCTATCGCAGAATCAGATCTCAGCACGATTCGCACAGCATATACAGGATTGGGTAATCAGCTTACCAGCGTCCCGTCCGAGCACTTGCATGGCGACGCGGGCGCGATGTGGAACGAAATTGCAATGTTGTTACGGAACGATGCCGTTGAAGGATCTGACGTGAAGACGTTGGAAGAGGCAGATCAAGTTTATCGTCTGACCCGACAGCATATCGATCAACTAAGCATGCAGTTTGGCCTGCAGTCTCCAAACGCCGCACCGGAAGTTCCAGTGCCATCCGGTCTAGAAGTCCCAACGGCAGTCGCGGCGCAAATACAGAGTCTTCTGCCACTCTACGTTCGCGTCTCGGAAGCTCTCGCGGCAGATCAAGCAGATGCAGCAAAGGCGGCCATCGAACAATTGCAACGCCAAATCGGAAGCTGGGAAGAAATCAGTAACGATGCGGAAGCAGCCAAGCTGTGGCGAGAAGAAAGCAAAGACCTTTCGGAAATCACTGCGAAGCTCATGAACTCTCCAGATCTGAAAGCGATGCGATCCGCATTCGCATTGCTTTCGGAATCGATGATCTCGATCGAGCGCACGTTTGGAATCTCAGTTCAACAAGATCTCTATCTGCTGCACTGCCCGATGGCATTTGAAGGACGAGGTGCGTCCTGGTTGCAAACCGATGATGCCGTTCGAAATCCGTACTACGGGGCTTCGATGCTCAAATGCGCTGACAAACTTGAAAAGCTTTAA
- a CDS encoding efflux RND transporter permease subunit: MSNSTENESQPEVIQNSPEKRGILGAIIWFCLTNKLVVLLIVLATVGWGVMVAPFDWNTGVLPRDPVPVDAIPDIGENQQIVFTQWMGRSPQDVEDQIGYPLTVALLGIPEVKTIRSYSMFGFSSIYVIFNDNADFYWSRTRVLEKLNSLPAGTLPDGVQPTLGPDATALGQIYLYTLEGRDPEGHPTGGWDLRELRTVQDYYVRYSLASAEGISEVASIGGFVQEYQIDVDPDAMRAAGVTLDAVFGAVRMSNVDVGARTIELNKAEYVIRGLGFIEQVEDIEKTVVKVSDNVPITIDDVADVTLGPALRRGALDKAGAEAVGGIAVVRYGYNPLAAIKNVKERIEEVSAGLPTKVLIDWSAVEPDDVTSWAGRYGARFADVEPTESPDDYLSLLRQIPSDTWPQWITTSQVTIVPFYDRTGLIYETLGTLNTALYEEILVTIIVILVMVIHLRSSFLISALLPLAVLMCFIAMKTFGVDANIVALSGIAIAIGTMVDMGIILTENILKYLDEAPDSESPLHTVFKASNEVAGAVVTAVTTTVVSFLPVFTMIGAEGKLFRPLAFTKTFALLASVVVALTIIPPAAHLLMGWRRKPSRENGHRLRLIGRWILLAGLLVAGLLAAMMLTWWIGAIVIGIAVYKLIERQIPAQVNRYATIAASGLAVLVVGILLASEWLPLGPQKGLLVNLFFVALLIGGLLGFFTLFQRYLYEPILRWSLRHKLAFLSLPALLLVLGGCSWLGFNTLFGFVPKAAQVVGISQSTVRESAPWKLASSTFPGLGKEFMPPLDEGSYLYMPTTMPHASIGEAMDVLQLQNQLLVSIPEVESVVGKIGRADTPLDPAPVSMIETYITYKSEYRTDKDGNRLYFRYDEDNGDFVRDEQGELVEDPSGRPYRQWREKIRNADDIWQEITQAAEIPGTTSAPKLQPIAARIVMLQSGMRAPMGMKIKGPDLETIESVALQMEALLKQVPTVQSSAVIADRIVGKPYLEIDIDRDAIMRYGLHIRDVQDVIEVAIGGRQITTTVEGRERFPVRVRYARELRDDIESIERIIVPTPTGQQIPLGQLSDIRYVRGPQVIKSEDTFLLGYVLFDKRPGEAEVDVVEDAQAFLQEKITNGELVLPAGVSYTFAGNYENQIRSQKTLAVVLPLSLGIIFLILYLQFRSAMTTSLVFSGILIAWAGGFIMLWLYGTEWFLNFDVFGTSMRELFQVKTINLSVAVWVGFLALFGIASDDGVVIASYLDESFRKDRITNAQHAREATVTAGLRRVRPCLMTTATTLLALIPVLTSRGRGSDIMVPMAIPSFGGMAIEIITMLVVPVLYCAVMEWKLRLGINDEKFSAH, from the coding sequence ATGAGCAACAGCACAGAGAACGAATCGCAACCAGAGGTGATTCAAAATTCACCTGAAAAACGCGGAATCCTTGGGGCCATCATTTGGTTCTGTTTGACCAACAAGCTTGTAGTCTTGCTCATTGTCCTAGCGACTGTCGGCTGGGGCGTCATGGTCGCACCGTTCGATTGGAACACGGGCGTTTTACCACGCGACCCCGTTCCCGTCGACGCGATCCCCGACATTGGTGAAAACCAGCAGATCGTCTTCACGCAATGGATGGGACGAAGTCCCCAGGATGTCGAGGACCAGATTGGCTATCCCCTGACGGTCGCATTGCTCGGCATTCCTGAGGTCAAGACGATCCGAAGCTATTCAATGTTCGGATTCTCGTCAATCTACGTCATCTTCAACGACAACGCTGATTTCTATTGGTCTCGAACGCGTGTCCTTGAGAAGCTCAACAGTTTGCCGGCCGGAACGTTGCCCGATGGTGTTCAGCCGACGCTTGGTCCCGACGCTACCGCCCTGGGACAGATCTATCTGTACACGCTAGAAGGTCGCGACCCGGAGGGGCATCCAACCGGTGGCTGGGACCTACGAGAACTCAGAACGGTCCAAGACTACTACGTCCGCTATTCACTCGCATCGGCGGAAGGAATCAGCGAAGTCGCCTCGATCGGCGGATTCGTTCAGGAATATCAGATCGACGTCGACCCTGATGCCATGCGGGCGGCTGGCGTCACCCTTGACGCTGTTTTCGGCGCAGTCCGCATGTCGAATGTCGACGTCGGCGCTCGAACGATTGAGCTGAACAAGGCGGAGTATGTGATTCGTGGTTTAGGGTTCATCGAGCAAGTCGAAGATATTGAAAAGACCGTCGTCAAGGTCTCGGACAACGTCCCCATCACGATCGACGATGTTGCCGATGTCACTCTTGGGCCTGCTCTTCGTCGCGGGGCACTTGATAAAGCGGGTGCCGAAGCCGTGGGCGGCATCGCCGTCGTACGCTACGGCTACAATCCGCTGGCTGCAATTAAGAATGTGAAAGAGAGGATCGAGGAAGTCTCAGCCGGATTGCCTACCAAGGTGCTGATTGATTGGTCCGCTGTCGAGCCGGACGATGTCACGAGTTGGGCTGGCCGATATGGTGCGCGTTTCGCCGACGTTGAACCGACAGAATCGCCCGACGATTATCTATCGCTCCTACGACAGATCCCCAGCGATACTTGGCCTCAGTGGATCACAACCAGTCAGGTGACGATTGTTCCATTTTACGATCGCACCGGACTGATCTACGAAACTCTTGGAACATTGAACACGGCGCTCTACGAGGAGATTCTCGTCACGATCATCGTGATCCTGGTCATGGTGATCCATCTGCGCAGTTCATTTTTGATCAGCGCGCTGTTGCCGCTGGCCGTGCTGATGTGCTTCATCGCAATGAAGACCTTTGGCGTGGATGCCAACATCGTTGCGTTGTCCGGCATCGCCATTGCGATCGGAACCATGGTGGATATGGGGATCATCCTTACCGAGAACATCCTGAAGTATTTGGATGAGGCTCCAGATTCCGAAAGTCCTCTGCATACTGTTTTCAAGGCGTCCAATGAGGTTGCCGGCGCTGTCGTAACAGCCGTAACCACCACGGTCGTCAGCTTCCTGCCCGTCTTCACGATGATCGGAGCGGAAGGAAAGCTATTTCGGCCCTTGGCGTTTACCAAGACCTTTGCCTTGCTGGCGTCCGTCGTCGTAGCCCTGACAATTATTCCGCCTGCCGCACACTTGTTGATGGGATGGCGACGTAAACCGAGCAGAGAAAACGGTCACCGCTTGAGATTGATCGGTCGTTGGATCCTATTAGCTGGCCTGCTCGTTGCCGGCCTTCTAGCGGCAATGATGCTGACTTGGTGGATCGGTGCCATCGTGATCGGCATCGCGGTCTACAAGTTGATCGAGCGACAGATACCGGCCCAGGTGAATCGATACGCGACCATCGCGGCAAGTGGTCTCGCTGTTTTGGTCGTCGGCATTTTATTGGCTTCGGAGTGGCTACCACTGGGACCGCAAAAAGGCTTGCTGGTCAACCTGTTCTTTGTTGCCTTGCTGATTGGTGGACTGCTCGGCTTCTTCACTTTGTTTCAACGCTACCTTTACGAACCGATACTGCGGTGGAGTCTACGGCACAAACTCGCGTTCTTGAGTCTGCCCGCTCTTCTGCTAGTCCTCGGTGGTTGCTCCTGGCTCGGATTCAATACGCTGTTTGGTTTTGTTCCTAAGGCGGCGCAGGTCGTAGGAATTTCGCAATCGACAGTCCGCGAATCTGCCCCCTGGAAACTCGCATCATCGACGTTTCCTGGACTTGGCAAGGAGTTCATGCCACCGCTCGATGAAGGATCCTACCTCTACATGCCGACAACGATGCCGCACGCATCCATCGGAGAAGCGATGGACGTTTTGCAGCTTCAGAATCAGTTGCTGGTGTCCATACCCGAAGTCGAGTCGGTCGTTGGGAAGATCGGACGGGCGGATACTCCGCTTGATCCGGCACCGGTTTCTATGATCGAGACCTACATCACCTACAAGTCCGAATACAGAACGGACAAAGACGGGAATCGACTCTATTTCCGCTACGACGAAGACAATGGTGACTTCGTTCGTGACGAACAAGGTGAGCTGGTGGAAGATCCCAGTGGCCGTCCTTACCGCCAATGGCGCGAGAAGATCCGTAATGCCGACGACATCTGGCAAGAGATTACTCAGGCGGCGGAGATTCCCGGAACGACGTCCGCGCCGAAGTTGCAGCCAATTGCCGCCCGCATCGTCATGCTGCAAAGCGGAATGCGAGCACCAATGGGCATGAAGATCAAAGGTCCTGACTTGGAAACGATCGAGTCGGTGGCGCTGCAGATGGAAGCGTTGCTGAAGCAAGTTCCAACCGTGCAATCATCGGCCGTGATCGCCGACCGCATTGTGGGCAAGCCGTATCTCGAAATCGACATCGATCGTGATGCCATCATGCGATACGGGCTTCACATCCGCGACGTTCAAGATGTCATTGAAGTGGCAATTGGAGGTCGCCAGATCACGACGACCGTTGAAGGTCGCGAGCGTTTCCCGGTGCGAGTTCGTTACGCGAGAGAACTGCGCGACGATATTGAATCGATTGAACGGATCATCGTGCCGACGCCAACAGGACAGCAGATACCGCTCGGACAACTCTCGGACATCCGCTACGTTCGCGGGCCACAGGTTATCAAGAGTGAAGACACGTTCTTGCTTGGCTACGTATTGTTCGACAAACGTCCCGGTGAAGCTGAAGTAGACGTCGTGGAGGATGCTCAAGCGTTTTTGCAAGAGAAGATCACCAACGGAGAGTTGGTCTTGCCGGCCGGCGTCAGCTACACGTTCGCTGGCAATTACGAAAATCAAATCCGCTCACAGAAAACACTCGCAGTTGTTCTGCCGCTGTCTCTTGGCATCATCTTCTTGATTCTTTATCTGCAATTCCGTTCAGCGATGACGACGAGTTTGGTCTTCAGCGGCATTCTGATCGCTTGGGCGGGTGGATTCATCATGCTGTGGCTCTACGGCACCGAATGGTTTCTGAATTTTGATGTGTTCGGGACAAGCATGCGTGAGCTATTCCAGGTCAAAACCATCAATCTAAGCGTTGCAGTGTGGGTCGGCTTTCTCGCCTTGTTTGGAATCGCAAGCGATGATGGCGTCGTAATCGCATCATATCTCGACGAGAGCTTTCGCAAGGATCGCATCACCAACGCCCAGCACGCTCGTGAGGCGACCGTCACAGCAGGGCTAAGACGGGTTCGCCCCTGTTTGATGACGACGGCGACAACCCTTCTGGCGCTGATCCCCGTACTCACGTCGCGTGGTCGTGGAAGTGATATCATGGTTCCAATGGCGATCCCGAGCTTCGGTGGGATGGCAATTGAAATCATCACGATGCTCGTTGTTCCAGTGCTGTACTGTGCCGTGATGGAATGGAAGTTGAGGCTTGGCATCAATGATGAAAAGTTCTCGGCCCATTAG
- a CDS encoding Ig-like domain-containing protein — protein sequence MLMHAEGVIRGTVFFDSNGSGALDTDDVGASGVVVDLIAPDVTANRSQVTDDLGNYTFGDLEPGTYQIAKRSMRATVETNDIAIIDLTLADGGVSEGNVFVEGSIRLEYININWYLASSPPEATLIRNSIALAERQAGQRTLADQILAGGNAIQDANRPPVTSTEKYSVAIDSSLDVNVLTGVLSNDFDPDGESITAELVESPSRGSIDFNQDGSFRYTPNSGFAGVDTFSYRATDGRSRSSNVTVTITVNDNQSANRIPTALDDRYFGRENEAIVIGVSNGVIANDIDLDNDVLTATVIDSPTSGSINLNQNGSFTYQGNAEFFGDDSFTYVISDGTATSNVATVSITLRPVDDGTPFADVEAGSFESPNLLGARTDLVAGAPPITSDHVFGEVDYSKHSNPPTYGDHHGFDPDGTDQNPGITPRPTGIYRQEQPDEALVHNLEHGHVWISYSPSRLSTADIGSLEQLVRDGAGNSGGSGVGVILTPREANDQSIALASWAHLLTLDHYDPDTIRAFINTNRGKAPEGFITP from the coding sequence ATGCTGATGCATGCTGAGGGAGTCATTCGGGGAACCGTCTTTTTCGATTCGAATGGTTCGGGTGCACTTGATACTGACGATGTCGGAGCGTCGGGGGTTGTCGTTGACCTAATTGCTCCGGATGTGACCGCTAATCGTTCACAAGTGACCGACGACCTTGGGAACTATACGTTCGGAGACCTTGAACCTGGAACTTATCAGATAGCCAAACGGAGCATGAGGGCGACTGTCGAAACGAATGACATCGCGATCATCGATTTGACTCTGGCGGATGGAGGAGTGTCCGAAGGAAATGTGTTCGTCGAAGGTTCAATTCGTCTAGAGTATATAAATATCAATTGGTATCTCGCCTCGTCGCCGCCAGAAGCCACACTCATCAGGAACTCGATTGCTTTGGCCGAACGGCAGGCGGGGCAACGCACGCTTGCAGACCAGATCTTGGCGGGCGGGAACGCGATTCAGGACGCGAACCGACCTCCAGTCACATCAACCGAAAAATATTCAGTCGCTATCGATTCGAGTCTCGATGTGAATGTTTTGACGGGAGTGCTAAGTAACGATTTTGATCCAGATGGCGAATCAATTACGGCAGAACTTGTTGAATCACCGAGCCGAGGAAGCATTGATTTCAATCAGGACGGTTCGTTTCGTTACACACCAAACTCCGGTTTTGCAGGCGTCGATACATTTTCGTATCGAGCAACAGATGGCCGATCACGCTCCTCGAACGTGACGGTCACAATCACGGTCAATGACAACCAAAGTGCGAATCGGATTCCCACCGCTCTAGATGATCGCTACTTCGGTCGTGAAAACGAGGCGATCGTAATTGGAGTATCCAATGGTGTTATCGCGAACGATATCGACCTCGATAACGACGTACTTACCGCGACGGTAATCGATTCACCGACAAGCGGATCGATTAATTTGAATCAGAATGGTTCGTTTACGTATCAGGGGAACGCCGAGTTTTTCGGTGACGATTCATTTACATACGTGATCAGTGATGGAACGGCAACTTCCAATGTAGCGACAGTTTCGATTACGCTTCGCCCAGTCGATGACGGAACGCCGTTTGCTGATGTCGAGGCTGGCAGTTTCGAGTCACCAAATTTGCTCGGAGCGCGGACAGATTTGGTTGCGGGCGCGCCGCCGATTACTTCCGACCACGTGTTCGGGGAAGTTGACTACTCCAAGCATTCCAATCCACCTACCTATGGTGACCATCACGGTTTTGATCCTGACGGAACCGACCAGAACCCGGGGATCACACCGCGGCCCACCGGGATTTATCGCCAAGAACAACCGGACGAGGCACTTGTTCACAATCTTGAACACGGGCACGTGTGGATCAGTTATTCACCGTCTCGACTGTCGACTGCAGATATTGGCTCACTGGAGCAATTAGTGCGTGACGGTGCTGGAAATTCTGGAGGCAGCGGCGTTGGTGTTATCCTGACTCCTCGCGAGGCGAATGACCAATCAATTGCTCTAGCGTCTTGGGCACATCTCCTAACCTTAGATCATTATGACCCAGATACGATTCGAGCGTTTATCAATACGAATCGTGGCAAGGCCCCCGAAGGGTTCATTACACCGTAA
- a CDS encoding sialidase family protein, with amino-acid sequence MTTSRTFLVALFYLVGFVCSAQPVTVVRGGANAKPRQPQLCIDQDGAIFLAYGEGNEIFVVRSEDGQNFASEVRVAQLPKLALGMRRGPRINISKNTVVVTAISHETGNLMAWNSTDAGDSWSQGVVVNSVPRSAREGLHGMASGPEGSVYLVWLDLRSGSTEIYLSKSSNAGASWSENVRVYRSPSGTVCECCHPSVSVGPDGRVVVMWRNLVDGDRDMYLTSSDDGQSFDPPQKLGTGSWPLNACPMDGGDLSIDQDGQVTTVWRRQKTIYVSSADKPYEKPIGQGEQPWIANASDGTWLLWLERRSGGLKCLQPDGKQNLLAAKANDPVIESGQDGAVVVAAWEEQVAGETRIVCQMLGQ; translated from the coding sequence ATGACTACATCGCGTACTTTCCTGGTTGCTTTGTTTTACCTCGTTGGATTTGTTTGCTCGGCGCAGCCGGTCACAGTGGTCAGGGGCGGGGCAAACGCAAAGCCTCGCCAGCCTCAGCTTTGCATCGATCAAGACGGAGCGATCTTCCTCGCCTACGGGGAGGGGAACGAAATCTTTGTCGTTCGCAGTGAAGACGGGCAAAACTTTGCGTCCGAGGTCCGAGTCGCTCAACTTCCTAAACTTGCATTGGGAATGAGGCGAGGCCCCCGAATCAACATAAGTAAGAATACGGTCGTTGTTACTGCGATCAGTCATGAAACGGGTAATTTGATGGCTTGGAACTCGACCGACGCCGGCGACTCATGGTCCCAAGGAGTGGTGGTCAACTCGGTTCCACGAAGTGCTCGTGAAGGACTTCATGGAATGGCCAGCGGACCTGAAGGCTCCGTGTATCTCGTCTGGCTGGACCTGCGTAGTGGCAGCACTGAGATCTATCTTTCGAAATCGTCAAACGCCGGTGCTAGTTGGTCCGAGAATGTCCGCGTTTATCGGTCGCCCTCGGGTACCGTTTGCGAATGCTGCCATCCGTCAGTATCGGTAGGTCCTGACGGTCGCGTTGTCGTGATGTGGCGCAACCTCGTCGATGGCGATCGAGACATGTACCTAACGTCATCGGACGACGGTCAAAGTTTTGACCCGCCACAAAAGCTCGGTACCGGCAGTTGGCCTCTCAACGCATGCCCGATGGATGGAGGTGACCTCTCAATAGACCAGGACGGCCAGGTAACAACTGTTTGGCGTCGACAGAAAACGATCTATGTGAGCTCAGCAGACAAGCCGTATGAAAAGCCGATCGGTCAGGGCGAGCAACCTTGGATCGCTAATGCTAGCGATGGCACGTGGCTACTTTGGCTGGAGCGGCGCAGCGGCGGATTGAAGTGTCTTCAGCCGGACGGAAAACAAAACCTGCTTGCGGCCAAAGCGAATGATCCGGTCATTGAGTCTGGCCAGGACGGGGCAGTCGTCGTCGCGGCCTGGGAAGAGCAAGTCGCGGGCGAAACAAGAATCGTCTGCCAGATGCTTGGCCAGTAG
- a CDS encoding RNA polymerase sigma factor, whose protein sequence is MESLSPQPDETPVPKSLVESAARGDRSALREIYERTSHRVFRLMVRMVGRQDSEDLTQQAYVKAFARLGQFEGSAKFETWLYRLATNEALQHLRRERVRKTVPMETEPVTAQAESFEGDDLSQRLQLALSQLEPDLRTIISLKEDGGLSYREIAEAMRIPEGTVGSRLNRARRELARLLGFETS, encoded by the coding sequence ATGGAATCCCTGAGTCCGCAGCCTGACGAAACTCCCGTCCCAAAATCGCTTGTTGAATCCGCTGCACGCGGAGATCGTTCCGCCCTGCGCGAGATCTACGAAAGGACTTCGCATCGCGTTTTCCGATTGATGGTGCGAATGGTGGGACGGCAGGACAGCGAAGACTTAACACAACAAGCCTACGTCAAGGCGTTCGCGAGGCTGGGGCAGTTCGAGGGATCCGCAAAGTTCGAAACCTGGCTGTACCGACTGGCGACCAATGAAGCGCTGCAACATCTAAGACGCGAACGGGTGCGAAAGACGGTCCCCATGGAAACGGAGCCGGTAACCGCTCAGGCAGAATCATTTGAAGGCGATGACCTTTCACAGCGGCTACAGTTAGCACTCAGCCAACTCGAACCTGATCTTCGCACCATCATCAGTCTGAAGGAAGATGGCGGTCTCTCGTATCGCGAGATCGCGGAAGCCATGCGGATTCCTGAAGGTACGGTCGGATCGAGACTGAATCGGGCTCGGCGGGAACTTGCGAGATTGCTTGGATTTGAAACCTCGTAA